The following DNA comes from Flavobacterium sp. N3904.
TTAATTTTATTATGGATTCTGCTGCATAGAAAACAGTTTTCGTTTATCTATAAATTTACTGGAATTGTAAAAAATGAAAATCGAAAAAGCAAACAGTAATGACAATGAAATTTTGACTGAAATAACTAAAAGGTCAAAAGCCTATTGGGGATATTCTGAAGAACAAATTTTACAATGGAATGACAATCTTACCATTTCAAAAGATTATATCGAAACCAATTTTACATTCAAATTAGTAAGTGACACTAAAGTTATTGGTTACTATTCTTATGTCATTGAAGGAGAAAAGAATGTAAAATTGGATAACTTGTTCCTATTACCTGAATATATTGGAAAAGGATTTGGAAAATATTTAGTCGATGATTTTTTGAAACGAATGAGAAATGAAAATTTCGAAAAAATACTACTCGATTCAGAACCATACGCAGAAGCATTTTATCTTAAATTTGGATTTAAAAAAATTGGAGAATTTGAAACTTCAATAAAAAATAGGTTTATGCCAATTTTGGAAATGAATCTTTAAAATTGAACCAAATATTAACTACTACCAAAAATCACTTGAATAAATTGATATTTAATTAACACAATCCATTACATTTTTCTTTTATCAGAGAATAGTAAGTTTTAAAATTCCCTAACTTTGCGAAGCTGCAAAAGTTGTCAATTTTAAAACAAAACAATGACCTTTACCAAAACTACGGAACAATCTTCCAAATACGAACATTTAGAAAAAATGTCCGTTCAAGAATTACTTACAAATATCAATCGAGAAGACCAAACTGTCCCTCATGCTGTTGAAAAAGCGTTACCACAAATAGAAAAATTGGTTGCCGAAATTGTTTCCAAAATGAAATTGGGTGGACGATTATTCTACATAGGAGCTGGAACTTCTGGTCGTTTGGGAATCTTGGATGCTTCCGAATGTCCTCCCACTTTTGGAGTTCCTTTTGATTTGGTTGTTGGAATCATCGCAGGTGGAGACACTGCGATTCGCAAAGCCGTAGAAAATGCCGAAGACAATGCCACACAAGCTTGGATTGACTTACAGGCGTTTGATGTAAATGAAAATGATGTTGTAGTAGGAATCGCAGCTTCGGGAACAACTCCGTATGTTATTGGAGGCTTACAGGCCTGTAACGAGAAAAAAATTAGTACCGGAAGTATTTCCTGCAATGCTGGAAGTCCGCTTTCGCAAACAGCAAAATTCCCGATCGAAGTTATAGTGGGACCAGAATTTGTAACAGGAAGTTCAAGAATGAAAGCCGGAACTGCACAAAAATTGGTTCTGAATATGATTACGACTGCCACGATGATTCAGCTTGGAAAAGTGAAAGGCAACAAAATGGTCGATATGCAATTGAGCAACAGCAAACTGGTAGATCGCGGCGTAAAAATGATAATGGGAGAAATCCCAGTTACCTACGAACAAGGTTCCGAATTGTTAAAAACACACGGAAGCGTGAGAAAAGCAGTTGATTTTTACAATAACAAATAGAAAATAGTTTTTAGTAAAACTTTAAAATATAAAAATGGCAAATAAAGAACACCTTGCAAAAGGAATAAAATATTTAACGGGCGCTTTACCGCTTATGTTCATTGGACCATCTGTGATTTATAATGCATTTATGAATCAAAAAAATGACTGGCATTATTTGGTTTTGGCCATTGGAATCATTGCTTGTCTTGGTTCAATGTTTTTAATGTTTGTGGGTTTGAAAATAATAATGAAAGGCATATTTAACGACTAATTTGTATCTTTACAAAAAATGAAATTATGGATATTCAAGCCGAAATAAACTGGATTCATCAAGAAATCGACAAAGTAAAAGACCCAACTTTTATAGAAAAAATGAAACATCTGTTGCAGTCTATCAATTCTACTTCGGAAGACACAGACCTTGAATACAATCTTGATATTGATAATGCATTGGAAAGTATTAAAGACGGACGTTTTTATTCAGAAGAAGAAGCTAAAGAAATTTCGAAAAAATGGGGAAGAAAATAATCTGGTCTTATGATGCATTAGAACAATTGGAGGACATTCATTTTTATATTTTTTTTGAAAGTAAATCAATACGTATTGCAGATAAAGTAACTGACACTATCTTCGAAAGTACCGAAATCCTTAAAACTAACACAGAAATTTACAAACTCGACAAACAAAAAATCAATAACGACGGGAGTTTTAGAGTTTATTACATTTTCAACTATAGTATTTCTTACCGAATTACTGATAGTTCCATTCAAATTCTCCGTGTGAGACATACTGCACGCAAATCCAAAAAACTCCCATGGAAGACCTGATACACATTCAAAAAACATTTGACAAAGTCATATACATTGACAAAAAAATAAACAATCGCGAATTTGAGGATTGCATTTTCAAAAACTGTGATTTTTCGAATAGCGATTTTTCGAACAATACTTTTATGGATTGTGAATTTATAGATTGCAATTTATCAATGACCAGCTTATCAGGAACAAGTTTAAAAACGGTAAGTTTCAAGAACTGCAAACTTTTGGGAATTCAATTTCAATCGTGTCAGGATTTTTTATTTAACGTGTACTTTCAAGAT
Coding sequences within:
- a CDS encoding type II toxin-antitoxin system RelE/ParE family toxin; this encodes MGKKIIWSYDALEQLEDIHFYIFFESKSIRIADKVTDTIFESTEILKTNTEIYKLDKQKINNDGSFRVYYIFNYSISYRITDSSIQILRVRHTARKSKKLPWKT
- a CDS encoding GNAT family N-acetyltransferase, with product MKIEKANSNDNEILTEITKRSKAYWGYSEEQILQWNDNLTISKDYIETNFTFKLVSDTKVIGYYSYVIEGEKNVKLDNLFLLPEYIGKGFGKYLVDDFLKRMRNENFEKILLDSEPYAEAFYLKFGFKKIGEFETSIKNRFMPILEMNL
- the murQ gene encoding N-acetylmuramic acid 6-phosphate etherase, which codes for MTFTKTTEQSSKYEHLEKMSVQELLTNINREDQTVPHAVEKALPQIEKLVAEIVSKMKLGGRLFYIGAGTSGRLGILDASECPPTFGVPFDLVVGIIAGGDTAIRKAVENAEDNATQAWIDLQAFDVNENDVVVGIAASGTTPYVIGGLQACNEKKISTGSISCNAGSPLSQTAKFPIEVIVGPEFVTGSSRMKAGTAQKLVLNMITTATMIQLGKVKGNKMVDMQLSNSKLVDRGVKMIMGEIPVTYEQGSELLKTHGSVRKAVDFYNNK
- a CDS encoding DUF6095 family protein — protein: MANKEHLAKGIKYLTGALPLMFIGPSVIYNAFMNQKNDWHYLVLAIGIIACLGSMFLMFVGLKIIMKGIFND
- a CDS encoding pentapeptide repeat-containing protein produces the protein MEDLIHIQKTFDKVIYIDKKINNREFEDCIFKNCDFSNSDFSNNTFMDCEFIDCNLSMTSLSGTSLKTVSFKNCKLLGIQFQSCQDFLFNVYFQDCILDYSSFANKKMPKTKFNSCSIKEVTFIGTNLTQSVFENCNLDNAIFNDTLLAGVDFTTAYNYKIDPEFNPMKKAKFSSQGIVGLLDKYDIKIE